ATTTATTGAAGCCATTTGATTTCAATTtctaaaagcaaaataaatattgaaagtTTTTAACCACTAATTAACAAAACCATGTTGGCCACTAACTCTACTAAGGCTGGCCTGCATATGATGGTTCTCAAAGTAGAGGCACAACGTCAACTAGAAACTTTTGGTGCTAAAAAGCCATTAGCAGcacaatgcttttctttttctttttggccTATCTTTCCTAGTGTGTTCTACAAAGCATTGGCCATCTCTGCTATGTGATTGCTCCTGCTAGTATCAGCTTTAATTCCCAAAGAGCCTTTAACAGGAATTTTTTCCATGTAAGCACATATCTACGAGTTATCGGTTATCATCTTAAACTCTAAATTCTAAACCCTATATCAGATCTTCTCGGAAATAACCTATTTACCATTTTCCATAGACTAAAACCTTTTTATCACGTGTTTTCGGTCACGTGAGCATAGGGTAGCTCAGCAACAGCTTGAGGTTCTGTACCTGCAGATGCAGAACCATTCACACTCATCACCAGCGCATATAAAACAGTCCTTCATGTGATCCAAGCCATGCACCCTGAGAGGAGTCAAGCTTGTATTGGTTTCCCTCTTCTGCTTTACAACCTAAGCAACCAACTTTAAAATTAACAACCAGCTGACAAACAAAATATGGTACAATTTATAAAACTTAAAGCAGAAAGGCTGAGAGCTTATCGTCCTCACTACTGTATGTTTTATAGCACATAGTTGAGATAATTGAATCAGAGAACTTCTCCTCAAAAATCAATTCACCAGACTTGAGACTCCATAACCGTAGTTTGCAATCCTCTCCACCTGAAATGTCAGACAATATTTAGACCTAGAATGCAAAATAGAGAAAGTCACTGAAACAACACCCACCTGACGTAACAAATCTCTCAGTTGGGTCGACACCAAGTTGTATACGAGTATGAGAATTCACATGCCCTTCATAACTTTGAACAGCACCCCTCTGAAGTAGACGATGATCATATAGCCTAATCTGTAAAGGAAAAGAATATTTATGGTTTAGTAATTTCTCGTGATATGCAGACTGCAAGAAATGGTGGCAACCAAGATAACATAAATCAACAGTTTCACCCATTGTCTTGTAAGCTCTGATAACAATAGAGTTCAGGTCAGTAAGATAACGTAGTGGAAATGGAGTGCTTAAATTGGTTTTGTCGTTGCAAGGAGAAGAGTTTTACTGTGGTAATGGGATAATATAGTTGGAAACTATACTACTCAAGAGTGTAAATCAGTAAAGTAATATGAAGTCTTCAAAATGTGTATGGTTGAAGATGATCAAGAGCATAACAGTTGGTGGATTAATCAGAAGTGGTAATGATAAAGTCAGTGGTATGGTGGTTCTTAGAAGAAGCAAGAGGTGGTAAAAGAGTGTCAGTTAAGGGTCAATTTGAAGTCAAGACCAGTAGGGGTTTTAGAATAGTTTTACAAGAAGTGGCGAAGGATAGAGGAGAGGTTGGCGGTGTGGCAGATACAATGCGATTGGTTAGGTGAAAGAAAGATTCTCCACAACTAAAGTTTAAGAGTTCAGATATGTTTCGAGGATAATGGCTAAATCAATCTACACTATTAAACACTAGAGCATTTTAACACAGAGGCATGTGATGAGAGTAGGTTGTTCCTCTATCTGTTAAGcgaattttcgaggtcgaaaattttttATGTGTGGGAGAATGTAAGGCCCTGGAAACTATATGGGCTATTGGGCCTTATTTTCTGAGGCAGCCAGACACAAAGGGCCAAAGGCACCATGACTTTAGAAGGGGTTCCTTCATTTTTCCAACTCTGAGCCACTTTTCAGTtcttctctccttctctctctaaactcagttttccttcttccttctctgccttctctctacccttACACTCATTTGAACCGTTGAAATTTCGATTAGGTGGTGTTCTTTCGCTCACGGAGTTGAGGGCTTCCTATCCATCCGATTAGTTTTCGATTTGAACGGGTAAGTCAacttttcctcttttcttgaacctagggcatgcaactttACTGGTTGCATGCAGCTGGATAGTATTTCCTTTCGATTTCCTATCTGTCCTAGCTCTAAGAGCTATGTTCTATCACCAATTTGGTGATCTGTAGGTTCTGTCAAGTTTCGCTCTGTGTGAAGGGGACGGTTAGGGCACTCCAATAGGATATACTGCTCGActtcaaggtaaggggagctgggGGTTTTGTGCTGTTAtgtgaaattcttgaatttgtATGAGTTAGATTTAGTAGATATAGTGATAGAGTGCATGTAAAGTTTATGGGTTGGATTTTATTTAAGGATAATCTGAAAACTTGTGATTTTGCCTATTTGATCGTGTACTGCtggttgatgttgatatgaactGTGAATTGGATGATTAGGAACTGGTATTGATACAATGTTGTGATAATTTTGAATGCTTAGAAGAAATGAATtctgttaaataatttattaggaAATAACCAGGTGAATCATTGAAGTTTATAACCGATGAAGAGAACTAAGGTAGTCAAAATCTGAATTTTGTATTCCAGGCTGTTAGGATCAATTTAGGTAACTTGGGTAAGTTAATTGTGACTCATTAGGAGTGttaaaagtgttaaaaataatttataagtggtAGATTCAGAATTGAGTACCTAGGTAGATGAAATTGAGGGTTTAGAGTTTAAATCAATGTTAAATCACTAGATAATAAGATTAGGAAGTATTAGAATCAGTTGTACAAGTTTATTTCGTCATATAGATCAAGTTTGGAGTGTTAGGAACTCATTAAAGTGTCTAAGATgcaccaaaaccagaaaaatcacCGTTGCTGCCAAAAACTGAtaagcataatcgattatctcacttgataatcgattattttagtcaGAGAGTTGTATCCTCTTCAAAGctctcgcaaataatcgattatcacatacgataatcgattattgtcgtcAGAAAATCATTCAGGACAGTTTTGGGTGGTTTTCGGGGTTCCGGACGTCCGTTTTGGAtgttctttaggtcgttttggGGGTTTTGGACCTTTTCGGAACTGTTGGTCatggtttcaaagttgttttccttgtctaagtatgagtttaaggggttttgtgttgtttagtggttcttCTTGGACTGTTATTGCCTATTAATGTACAGGGAATGGTTTCATGTGATTTTTGATGACTTATTAAGTTGTTTGTGGTCTTTTGAAGTATAATTAGTATTATATCTATGTTTGTATGCAATGTAAAAGTGAAAGTATGTGGTTTTTGAAAAGTATGATGGAttgacgtaattccatgatcttcaaggagaagattcatggtggtgcagtagtgtttagaatgatctacagggaagctcagtcttgggggttatcctgatgttccaatggtctttcattctcaagtagagagaattgaaccatgtggtgaggagtagcaggaggtcttagtcttgggggcttccagtatgcctcaaggcccggaacaggctaacctcgtaagtgtggtagggtggggaacccaagtttcataatccaccacaagtgcatgacccgccatagctcggtaatcattctaagtccggacgagtcaggTCTAGTTCATGACATGTTTCTTGGTATGAGTTAACTTGCTTGGCTTAAAGTATGTATGTGATGGATTGTTTAATGATTATAGTATGCTTGTTTGTAAaaattagctcacccttgcttgtttgtgtgcttgttgtatgtgttttcttttgcaatgatcatccacttggatgtgagcagatgaagAGGAGGTATCTGTGGAACAAGCGCTGGAAGATGGTGATGTTGCAGCTTAGTATGCTTAGGATTTGGATTAGTACAACTATTCTGTCTTTAGAAAATTTCCAGTGATCCTTTGTGTTTAAGAGACCAACTCTGAtcttattttggatgactgtaactCATATAGTCTACCTTATGTCTGTAAATGCTTTCCAATATTATGACTGCATGACGTCTTTATCATATATGCGTGTCGTATATTTTGGGGATGTCACACTTATGCATTGATCATTGTATATCAAGGTGACGCTAGATCTAGAggataaagtaaataaaatgtcccatgaaaaagaaaattcaattaaacAGGATTTGTTACAATCTGTAAACTAAGGATTTGGTTGGACAAACTTCTCCTATAAAACTTTTacgaattaaaagaaaaacaatgatattttccataaactaaaattacattatttcgaTTAGGAATTgtactttaagcctaactcaatcttaAAAAACTGACTTGGAAAGTGAGTTTTCCAGTCACAAATATACTTTACTTCCAACCATTTCAAAGTTAATTCATAAAAGTTCTCTCATGATTTCTCCGAGTTCTTTTATTCAACttgtatataaactaattttaactcctggagaaacttatatttttgtattctttttctcCTAGAAGTGTTTATGAAGAAGTTTGTCCAAATATAAcctaaatgtaaataatttttctccAATTTAAATGAGGAATAAATACATGCAACTGCTAATCATGAGATACAGCTGCAACATTTTGGTATTATATGAAACGTAACATCAAACATGAATGTTATAGGTAACaattttcccggaaagtgtacTAACCGATCCATCCATTGCGCTAGCTAGAAAGTACTGCTCATCAAACTGAAGTGACACCAAACTAGCGTCAAACCCAAaataaattacagaaaatagtcaaaaatcaatattattCAAATGAAGATACATGAAAAGTAGACAAATGCAGGGAAAAAGGATGACTAACGAAGATATAGATGAAGGCATCCTAATTGTGTGGGAAGGAAATATGTCTCCTTTGAGCTGCAATTAGGTTGAAACATAAGCATGTCAACAATAGATAAAGCTAATAGTAACGAGAATCATGAAGTGAATCATTAGacataaaagaacaaattttgaaCACAATACAAGAAATTATTAGtacacataaaaattaaatttgcaCAGGAACTTAAACGGTTTCGCATAAAACAGAGGGAACTACTAACAGGcaataataactaaataatgaaaaaaaaaagttcaatttttaaacaagtaaatGGGGAAACTACTAAAACATGTAAAAGTCATTCAAGAACTTGTTTACAAAGATATAGTTCATCCAATCTTTTACCCAAATTGTAACCAAGCCTATAATGCTTTTAATTTCTACTGTTAAGTTTATTATTCCTCcttttttaaggttttatcaACAGAATTGCTCAAATTTGAGTAAAACATTCATTTGAGCCATGGCAACCATCAATTAATTAGTTTGCTTTAATGGTACCACGAGGGCGAATATTGTTCCTGATATAATGAAAGAGAAAGTAATGTACCGTGACAACCATAAATTAATTAGTTTGCTTTAGGTTAATGATGCAATTGCCACATGAAACATGTCCTTACTGGTcaagaaagtaaattttaaataaactctTCAACTTCTAATACAAAAGAGTCAATAACAATTCCCTGTAGAGATAATGTTCAAATTGGGTGCCTTCAAACTACTACTCTCTATAAGGATGAATTcaagtttgaaattttatattgatactACTAGTATGCATTACTAAATACAATTTATGGGATTATTTTTTCAATCAGCAAGCATGCATCATTTGGCACACAATGAGAAATCTtagttttcaactttttttttaatagattgtTACAGTTTTTACCccataatttttaaatcaatatttacattatatattttgacATCTCTACAATATTCTATTacgctatattttgcttttgctctATCTCTCCTCACTTCTAATTTCATAGCAAAAAAAATACCTTCAACCATTCCTTTTTACACCCTCCAATGCTTGAACTATATGGTATCCGATGGCTAATAAGTCTATCAGAAAGACTTTCTCTTTTCTCACGAAAATCTGCAGTGACAATGGCCCCATTTCTAAGCCCACATAAAATCACATTTCCCTGCAACaacaataagaaaatatattattaaccaCATAATATGCACAAAGATATGTCAGtgattttttaagaaattataaaacataaaatatgacAGCATTATATCACATTTcattttacataaaataatttttttgggGAAGGAATAAAGGTAAACCAGGGGATAAGATATTTtcctaaacaataaaaataaaaaagaacacaaGCAGACAAATAAATAAGATCCTCAATGTAATAAAACTCCCAAATCCCTCTGCAAAACTAACtctaaagaaaattaaagacaGGAAAGAAGGAATAGAACTAAATCAGAGGATAAGATATTTCTGAGAGCAAAAATATTAGAAGAGAACacacacaaataaataaataggacCGTCAGTGTAATAAAACGTGTAACTTATTCAAACTAACTCCCAGATGTTCAATTACTGACTGCTGTTACAATCATTATTCCTACAACAAACAACTGTTACCTAGACTCTTACTTGCCCTTCTATTTTACCTAACATTTACCATTTTAACTAATGGACGTCAATTAGTTATAGACActgtaaaaaaaagttacagGATGAAGCATAATATGTAAACTCTTGACAGCTAATTAAATTGAATGCTGCTCTCATACAGATCTCATTGTGCTAGTCTCTGTATTTCTGATCTAGATATAAGAccaaacaaaatacaaaaacaagTGGACTCGTACTCCCCGTAAACATCTGATGGAAAGGACATCACCTTTTACCTAAATGTGGTATCTAGTTGCTAAAAATAGATTCCTTTTTCCAAACATCAAGCATAGCATTTCCTTGTGAACCTTATCACTATTATGTCTTTTGCAAAATCAgcaaaaaacaattaaataactCTGATTTAATTCAAGTGTTTAATAAGAATAGTGTAAGTGATATGGAATAGTAGTACAAGTTCCAGCAGTTATGTACACTAGGTAAATTTTTGGTTCATATTCATGAATGTGATACTTAAATTTACAAGAACATTTTCATTTACAAAGGACATGAtgaaaatttcatcttttcttcaatttaattatatatttgattgaaaGAAAATGTCCCGggcagaaatttaaaaagagtAACTTGcaaacttattaaaataaaaagggataaCTTACAGAATTAATAATTTGTTGTGCAAAAACATCACTTTTGCAACGTAAAAACCATGTTTCCATCCTGGTTTCCAGATCCACTGAAGCACCTCCTAAACTTGTACCTAATAAAGATATAGAACACCAATAAATATCTTGCAAAAAAATTAGACAAAAATTACAAGGGGGAAATTGTAATGTCTAAAAGTTTGTTCAGATATTCTCATGGAAGATGGCATATATCACAAGTTCTGTTCGTGAATTACCAAGAATTAACATACCATTCCCTATGCCACATATTTCATCCTCATAATGTGACAAAAACAGACACAAATTGAAGGCAAGAGAGAactaaaacacaaaacaaaagaaaaccaacCACCCACAGCCATATCGATACTGGCTAGACAACATCATCCTATGTAGCAAAATTTTCTAAGCTGAAAATCAAACAGTGAAGAGACTTAACATATTACAAATTCGCATGGGATGAAAAATACCAAAACATTGTAAATCTGTGCAGTAAACATAAGCAAATATAGTCCCTCAACAATCCAATGTGTGTCAGAAAATATGAAGAGCAATATGTCACTTACCAATTACAGCCCGGTGTCTATTATAATCATATTCTGCTGTCCAAAGGGTACATCTGAAAGAAGCAATTTCCTCAAGTCCACTCCACGTGTTCAGTATACCTGGTCCAAGATTTAACGGTTCAACAAGACCAAGAGTATAAACGGATCCACCTGACGTTTCTGATCCCAGTGTAGTAAATCTATTTTCATGTTAAGATCTTTCAATTCAagatcaattttaataaaataaatgaaacacATTGTTCCAATAATCATGATAGAATGAGGAGTCCAAATAAGCTCTCTTAGGTGCGTGATTAACCTAATAGCAGGCGAAAGGTGCTAGGGAAGGCCATTTGTCCTTCAATTAGCCTTAAGGCAATAAACCCCTTCTGAAAGGGACTTTATTTCCTATAGCTGTAGTTTAGAATAGTACTCCCACTTACTTCTCTCTTTCTAAGGTATCTTAATCACTCTATACTCATATCCCTTTCGCCCCCTATCTTTCTTTACTCGCTGGGATAAGAGAGCTTTATGCTCAGGGGCTCCCTTTTTGTGGATTCTTTCCCAGTTCTTTCTTTGATATCTTATCAGGATGGCATAGCAGCCAAGGGTAAAATAGGATGAGCAGTGAGAGCATACGAGGGAAGGGAATCTCCGATTTTCATTTGAAGTTGGCCAGAGATAAGACGAACCTTATAGAAAATCTTGGTAATACAATGTCACATGGATGATCAAGATTAGAAGTTACTTGAAGGTCATAGGACTAAATGTTCTAATTTTGaccatatatatttacattactATATAATGCTTACTGAAGAATAACCAAAAAAGGATACAAAACACGTCCTGCAACAGAACCATCATTCTCTGCCTGAGGAGAGCACTTTGGACCCAACCTTATACAAGATATTCTGGAGGGCATAAGCAATGCAGCTCGATTAGGTCTGAAAACTGGCTTACGCACTTCATCACGCTCAAATGTTTTCCCTTTAACAAAATTCCTCACACAATCTGCTATCCATTTTGTCCCGTCATCAAAATATTGCCCAACCCCTCCAACTTCAGAAAAACtgcaaataaaaatttcaaaatcaaatagaAAACAGTAATCCACATTATGCATCAATGTCAACAAGAACCAAACAAAGAACAACCAACATCCAGGTTCAAATGCAACCAGTGTCGCTCTATTAGTAAGCAGGATCATCAGAGTACAGATAAAATATTCAGGGAAGTTTATATCAGTATCAATTAGAGTAATAGGGCAATGttgcaaaataatattaaagcaaaatgaaaaaaataatgaataatttgatGTGAAGAGAAAAGATACACACCAATTGATTAAGGCAAGCTAGTGGTACACAGGATAGCTTCTATTTCAAAAACTATATATAGCATgttacattataaattattaaaaatgataaaaataaaatactgaaAATTAATGACATTCATAATGAACATTAAAAAGACATGTGTCTTAAACAAATCATACAAGCAATACCAACAAAAGGCAAAAAGAAGTTTATTAGATGGGAATCAACAATTATCATCCTTTAAATCCAAGGTAACTTCTTAATCATTTTCACTACTAGCTGacatttcatttattaaaaatatcagaAATAACCCCTAAAGAGCCCTAATGTCTCTGTTCAGAGGAATTTTTTAGACTTAAAACATTGCACTATATCAGCACTATTTAAAACGAAGTGAAAGAGGATATTTAACTTGGATAATAGTTAGAAACAACTGATAAAACgtatttacattcatttaacaaTGATTAAAtcagaaaagttaaaaaatagaGATTTTTCCAATCAAATAATTACATTACAAAAtgcaaaacaaacacaacaagaaactagaaaatgaaaatgcatGCACACAATCGAAACAAGTTACCTCAAGGAGCCATTTATGCTGCCCGTCAATAAAACATCAGTTTCAATTTGCCCCTGCAAAGTCTGCACATCAACGCGCAAGTGTTTCAAAGCACAAACACCCATCTTATCTGTTCCCCGGTATCTCCAGACCTACAAATTCCATCTTTAGATTAGATTCAAAACTCGAAAGACTGAACCGCAGAAAAAATGAAGCAAAAGTCATTCCCACCACAGGTTTAGATGCTTGAATTTTCTCATATTCATCGGCAAAGTTACATCTGCAATAATGAGGATAAATGACATGGCGACCCTCCAACTCTCTAGCCTGAAGCAGCTTCGGCAAGGTTCTGTTTCTGAGCTTCCTGCAAGAACTCCTACCACTCTGTAACTAAAATCATTCCAATTTTGAGTTGAATTTTCAAGCACTCAAATATAACCCTAATATGACATATAATACAATATTATGGTTTCACAAACATTATAAATACCTGATTGGAAGGGGTTTGAGGACCTTTGGGAGTAGGGTTCTTGGGTTTAGAAGAAGAGCCCGGAATGGGGCCTTTGATGGGGAAATACCTGTTCTTCTCAGGATCATAGTAAAAGCCCTGAAGCTCTGTCACAAAAATAGACAATTACTACATTCTCATCAATAATTAACCATGAATTTGAATAAACAAACATAAGGATGAATACAATTGGAACGAATTGATTAACCTCGGGGCGGTGCCATATATCCGTCGGAATAGCGCGAGGTTCGCTCGTCGGAATAGCGTGAGGTTCGCTCGTCGGAAGAGGAAACACTTTGCCGGCAATTAGGTTTGGGAATTAGGAAAATAACGGTACCACAGATTTTAAGCGGCGAATAAGTTTGCAGCTTTCACTTCTCTGAATCCCTTTAGAACTTAcgtttaaattttcaaatataataatcaattattatttagttattttttataagattataattttaatatattcttttgagattttaaatatttttagatttcagttctcattaaaaaaatccagtcaaattatttaacttggtgtttttattttaaaatatttaatgttattctTTTGTCTAATTTCATAATGAGATATATAGTATTAATTTagagatagaaaaaatattacaagATTGATTGTCGATTGATTTGTtacatagaaaaaattatactattaatgttataaattaataatttttcattaatttcttatatttattcatatgaTTGCTTTGCTACAATTATTCACACAcattcttgattattttttgataaaatttaaatatttatattaactactttatttatatcatttttggCTTgcgttttatatatataaataaaactttttctattatatacaGATAAATTAGTTTTCATTGTTAAGCTCTTTTCTTCCTTATTTTTCCTAGAGCTATCAAAATAGGTCACAATCCGTAGGTTAATCCGGCCCACCACAGGTTTGGGTCGGGTTGGGTTtacaaaagttatatttttttttatgcaagtCAGATTTCAACCTGGCTGGGTTAAAtccggctcatgcgggttgaatcTGTGGTGGATCGGATtgacccacctacctaattttattttattaaaatttaattttaattttataaataaatatttattattttttttgcttgaaaaaattatttaagttccctattttcaaaattaattaaacacagagagtgaaatttgggagtaaaatttgtttagatttaaattataaagtttgtaatttttctttttaaattgtaattaggAAAATCAGTGAACCAACctgtttacccaccaacccgtgatggATCGAGCCGAGTAGCCCATTTTGACAGTActactttttccttttctctctatcagttttattttataacatattaTCATCATAATGCTCTAATCTAATGGGATATTTTCTCTCTATCGGCTTCCTACGTGTCTCAATTTagattctttttatttaattttttcatttacaaatttatcttatatttttatttttctaatagtaattttttgacctaatcaatttttatgtgttattattattattattattattattattattattattattattattattattattatgattattaattagatttgattttttttccaatatttaatattgttgtatattattattgaaagtaattattatttaatatttatagtttcatacattaaaagtaattattattaatattttatatgctgGTTCTACACATGTTAAATCTtggaaattttgaatttgtgacCATTATAAGGAAGAATTACTTATTTTGGATATTATATGCTAAAATACATTTAGATGCAATGAGTATTGATAATCCcattaaagaaagaaataaagcaTTTGAGTAATTAATTTTCTCCTGTAACAACAATATCATGAGACCTGCCTAACTAGTTTTGCTCTAGTCCTACAAGTGAGTACAACAATATCTTTGATTCGTATTTTCATGGTCATAGTTGTGGCTTTGGTCGTGGTCGTGGTTGTACTAGTGATCATAGTTATGGACATGGTGgcaaaacaaatttcaaaaagaCATTCAATCACCAGAAGTGGACATGTTCAATGTGATCCTCATTTTTTGTGTGCATTCaattaggtccctattttgataaatgttgtttaatttgatcatttttcaTGACCACATTTAAATTGTTAACCAAAGAGTGTACAAGGTGGCATTATTTAAATGGATTATGTTGTTTTTGCTTAGTTGACACGTTAGGCAATGTGTGACAtggaattagttttttttaattgaaggCTTATTCCAACAAAATCATTTGCATTGGGGTTTAGAAATTTTGTCAACATTGAGTGGTGGTGAGCGTGGTATGGTAGATTCTAAACATCGTTTGTTGAATTTTGAAAGGGTTTATCATTGACCAAGTGAGTTTCACTTCTTAATTTGTGTTCGTCATCCATACTGTGGTTGGTATTTTGTTGTGGGGTTTAGGGCTTTTGTCGCactgttattttttgtttgttgtcCATTTTGGTGTGCTGATATTTTTTGGCATGATGTGGATTGAGTAAATGATGTTGTCTATGTGAATGGACTACGCTTTGGTGTCccaaaattttaagatatttatgtgTCAATTGTCGATCTTAGGATTGATCTTACATAAGCTTTCTGAATGTGTAAATGGTCCCTATGAAGTTAAAGTACGTTTTAATTTTACAGGCTTGCAAACACTATTGTTGTGGAATGTCTGATGAGAGATTCAAAGTTATGATCCACCATGTTGGGACCTTGAAAAAGGATGTATCATTTAAATATTGGTGGGAAAACGATTTAATGGTCATGTGACCTTGATAAATGAAGTTAATTTGAAGTTATTGGTCCACTTAGGGAATTTGGGTTTATTGAAGTTAAAGAATTGTcttatgttatttaaaatatgttgcactaattgtttgataaaaagagTGCAATTAATATGGTCAATGTGACCAAATATTATGGAAAATAGTGTTTGCAATATGGTCATGATGTGGAATTGTTAGAGGTCGCAgagaatgaattaaacaaatttCTTAACCTTTGTCGTGGACCTTAGAAAGTAGAGATAGTAATCATGTTAGCGACTTTCCAGAAGTTCCCAAAGAGGACAATGAAGATGACCATCACAATAGCGAGGTTAAGAGACAAATTGTGACTAAAAATGAACATGGGGTGTGAGGTGAGGGTGATTAAGTGAAGGTTATGGGTGATGATAAAGTGAAAGTTCATGAGGATAAAGTGAtagtgtaattttcttttaaattaataaaatggaTAGGTTTAACTCAATTTATCATCAGATATTAtagttttatgaaaaaaataatgaaagaagaaaaaagtaggcttaaatgcttacttcgtcctcatgttaagaggtgaatttttgtttagtacccggtttcaaaaatgaagacattgggtccctatgttatgaaaa
This Vigna angularis cultivar LongXiaoDou No.4 chromosome 4, ASM1680809v1, whole genome shotgun sequence DNA region includes the following protein-coding sequences:
- the LOC108321039 gene encoding uncharacterized protein LOC108321039 isoform X2; this encodes MAPPRELQGFYYDPEKNRYFPIKGPIPGSSSKPKNPTPKGPQTPSNQSGRSSCRKLRNRTLPKLLQARELEGRHVIYPHYCRCNFADEYEKIQASKPVVWRYRGTDKMGVCALKHLRVDVQTLQGQIETDVLLTGSINGSLSFSEVGGVGQYFDDGTKWIADCVRNFVKGKTFERDEVRKPVFRPNRAALLMPSRISCIRLGPKCSPQAENDGSVAGRVLFTTLGSETSGGSVYTLGLVEPLNLGPGILNTWSGLEEIASFRCTLWTAEYDYNRHRAVIGTSLGGASVDLETRMETWFLRCKSDVFAQQIINSGNVILCGLRNGAIVTADFREKRESLSDRLISHRIPYSSSIGGCKKEWLKLKGDIFPSHTIRMPSSISSLVSLQFDEQYFLASAMDGSIRLYDHRLLQRGAVQSYEGHVNSHTRIQLGVDPTERFVTSGGEDCKLRLWSLKSGELIFEEKFSDSIISTMCYKTYSSCKAEEGNQYKLDSSQGAWLGSHEGLFYMRW
- the LOC108321039 gene encoding uncharacterized protein LOC108321039 isoform X1, giving the protein MAPPRELQGFYYDPEKNRYFPIKGPIPGSSSKPKNPTPKGPQTPSNQLQSGRSSCRKLRNRTLPKLLQARELEGRHVIYPHYCRCNFADEYEKIQASKPVVWRYRGTDKMGVCALKHLRVDVQTLQGQIETDVLLTGSINGSLSFSEVGGVGQYFDDGTKWIADCVRNFVKGKTFERDEVRKPVFRPNRAALLMPSRISCIRLGPKCSPQAENDGSVAGRVLFTTLGSETSGGSVYTLGLVEPLNLGPGILNTWSGLEEIASFRCTLWTAEYDYNRHRAVIGTSLGGASVDLETRMETWFLRCKSDVFAQQIINSGNVILCGLRNGAIVTADFREKRESLSDRLISHRIPYSSSIGGCKKEWLKLKGDIFPSHTIRMPSSISSLVSLQFDEQYFLASAMDGSIRLYDHRLLQRGAVQSYEGHVNSHTRIQLGVDPTERFVTSGGEDCKLRLWSLKSGELIFEEKFSDSIISTMCYKTYSSCKAEEGNQYKLDSSQGAWLGSHEGLFYMRW
- the LOC108321039 gene encoding uncharacterized protein LOC108321039 isoform X3: MILRRTGISPSKAPFRALLLNPRTLLPKVLKPLPIRKLRNRTLPKLLQARELEGRHVIYPHYCRCNFADEYEKIQASKPVVWRYRGTDKMGVCALKHLRVDVQTLQGQIETDVLLTGSINGSLSFSEVGGVGQYFDDGTKWIADCVRNFVKGKTFERDEVRKPVFRPNRAALLMPSRISCIRLGPKCSPQAENDGSVAGRVLFTTLGSETSGGSVYTLGLVEPLNLGPGILNTWSGLEEIASFRCTLWTAEYDYNRHRAVIGTSLGGASVDLETRMETWFLRCKSDVFAQQIINSGNVILCGLRNGAIVTADFREKRESLSDRLISHRIPYSSSIGGCKKEWLKLKGDIFPSHTIRMPSSISSLVSLQFDEQYFLASAMDGSIRLYDHRLLQRGAVQSYEGHVNSHTRIQLGVDPTERFVTSGGEDCKLRLWSLKSGELIFEEKFSDSIISTMCYKTYSSCKAEEGNQYKLDSSQGAWLGSHEGLFYMRW